Proteins from a single region of Punica granatum isolate Tunisia-2019 chromosome 8, ASM765513v2, whole genome shotgun sequence:
- the LOC116187908 gene encoding TMV resistance protein N-like, translating to MGGIGKTTLARAVFNQLCDHFDGCCFLLDVRETTKCKGIEHLQRQLLQDVGVRSADITDENDGIWMISETLQNRKVLVVLDDVYDLEQIGKLAGEAGWFGEGSRIIITSRNKKVPVFEGGRVEIFEAKPMKFEESLFLFSRHAFGKENPPEDFRDLSGEVVRITGGLPLALEVIGSQLRTSYEHRDCVHWNHLIGTLQKIPARKVQDRLKISYDALDWEAKQVFLDIACFFSNKDKTKAIYMWQSCGFEPYLAVKELVDASLIKLADDNKFSMHDQLRDLGRKIVRDERLKDPGKPCSRIWMHEDALKVLREEEGKENVEMLSLSDNELSKDCILMKQELKSFKNLRFLSLCGSNFSGDLEHALPKLVWLSWHSCPEVFQGTNLYLKNLIVLDLSRSLISETWKGWCQIGMCKELKVLDLTSCHRLTKTPDLSVCTKLERLILQDCMNLVEIDNSVGTLKCLKYLNASGCPYLRDIPEEICSLDGVEEIVMVAKGSSQDRLKLPDSIGRLSRLKHLSVSLARSTPPNSLGYLKSLTKLDLSWSKMAELPKSIGGLVKLEYLSLYFCREIKELPDSIRDLKSLAELDISMSGITRLPSTIEYLQELKVLNMRGSVIELIPIPMTQLKKLEKLDIQHCYHLRNIPSSIAFIYGWPIWGI from the exons ATGGGGGGTATCGGTAAGACAACACTTGCCAGGGCTGTTTTCAACCAACTCTGTGATCACTTCGATGGCTGCTGCTTCCTTCTAGACGTAAGAGAAACAACCAAGTGCAAAGGTATTGAACATTTGCAGAGACAACTCTTGCAAGATGTTGGTGTTAGATCAGCAGACATCACCGACGAGAATGACGGGATCTGGATGATCAGTGAAACATTGCAGAACAGGAAAGTTTTAGTTGTTCTTGATGATGTATATGACCTGGAGCAAATCGGGAAATTAGCAGGAGAGGCTGGTTGGTTTGGAGAGGGAAGCAGGATAATCATCACCTCCCGGAATAAAAAGGTTCCTGTCTTTGAAGGAGGAAGAGTTGAGATATTTGAAGCAAAGCCAATGAAATTTGAAGAATCTCTCTTCCTTTTCAGCAGGCATGCCTTTGGGAAGGAGAATCCACCTGAAGACTTCCGCGACCTTTCAGGGGAAGTCGTCAGAATTACGGGAGGGCTTCCCTTGGCTCTTGAAGTAATAGGTTCACAACTTCGGACAAGTTATGAACATCGTGACTGTGTCCATTGGAATCATTTAATTGGTACCTTACAGAAAATACCAGCCAGGAAGGTCCAAGACAGGCTTAAGATAAGTTATGATGCCTTAGACTGGGAAGCGAAGCAGGTATTCCTGGATATCGCGTGTTTCTTCAGTAACAAGGACAAAACAAAAGCAATTTACATGTGGCAATCATGTGGCTTTGAACCATATTTGGCAGTGAAAGAGCTTGTCGATGCGTCCCTAATAAAACTCGCAGATGACAACAAGTTCTCGATGCATGATCAGCTGCGGGACCTTGGAAGGAAAATTGTTCGTGATGAGAGGTTAAAGGACCCCGGAAAGCCTTGCAGTAGAATATGGATGCATGAGGATGCTCTAAAAGTGCTGCGGGAAGAAGAG GGCAAAGAAAATGTTGAGATGCTTAGTCTTTCAGACAATGAACTCTCCAAAGATTGTATCCTTATGAAACAAGAACTGAAGAGTTTCAAGAATCTTAGATTTCTCAGTCTCTGTGGATCAAATTTTTCGGGAGACCTTGAGCATGCCCTCCCCAAGTTGGTATGGCTTTCATGGCATTCTTGTCCTGAAGTATTTCAGGGAACTAATCTGTATCTGAAGAATCTGATCGTGCTTGACCTCTCCAGAAGTCTCATAAGCGAAACATGGAAAGGATGGTGCCAAATCGGG ATGTGTAAGGAGTTGAAAGTTCTAGATCTCACAAGTTGCCACCGCTTGACCAAGACGCCTGACCTATCTGTGTGCACGAAATTGGAAAGACTAATACTTCAAGATTGCATGAATCTGGTGGAAATAGACAATTCCGTGGGAACATTGAAATGCCTAAAGTACTTGAACGCCAGTGGCTGTCCTTATCTCAGAGACATTCCGGAAGAAATATGTTCTTTGGATGGAGTGGAGGAGATAGTCATGGTAGCAAAAGGCAGCTCCCAAGATAGGCTCAAGCTTCCAGACTCCATCGGAAGACTCTCCAGGCTTAAGCACCTGTCTGTGAGTTTGGCAAGGAGTACACCTCCAAACTCACTTGGATATCTAAAATCACTGACTAAGTTGGACCTGTCatggtcaaagatggccgaactACCTAAGTCCATTGGAGGACTGGTGAAACTTGAGTATCTGTCCTTATACTTCTGTAGAGAAATAAAGGAGCTCCCAGATTCGATCAGGGATCTGAAATCGCTAGCCGAGCTGGATATTTCGATGTCAGGAATCACTCGACTGCCATCTACAATTGAGTATCTGCAGGAGCTGAAAGTGCTCAATATGAGAGGtagtgttattgaattgattcCCATACCCATGACGCAGCTGAAGAAGTTGGAAAAGTTGGACATCCAGCATTGCTATCATCTACGAAATATCCCATCCAGTATTGCTTTTATCTATGGATGGCCGATCTGGGGGATATAG
- the LOC116187821 gene encoding toll/interleukin-1 receptor-like protein, with amino-acid sequence MAPKRKRTSPATSYQVFLSFRGPDTRQGFTDVLYHALVDAGIRVFRDNEEIRKGKYIGEEILRAIEDCRIFVPIFSRTYAFSKWCLIELATMVESKEKSSGGKKILPIFYDASVDDVKLETELYAEALSIHREKFSPNTVQQWEKAL; translated from the coding sequence ATGGCTCCGAAGAGGAAGAGAACATCACCGGCAACGTCTTACCAGGTCTTCCTGAGCTTCAGAGGACCCGACACCCGCCAGGGATTCACAGATGTCCTTTACCATGCTCTTGTAGATGCCGGGATTCGTGTATTCAGAGACAATGAGGAGATCCGTAAAGGCAAGTATATCGGCGAGGAGATCCTGAGAGCCATCGAGGACTGCAGGATCTTTGTGCCCATCTTCTCCAGGACCTATGCTTTCAGTAAGTGGTGCCTCATTGAGCTCGCAACAATGGTGGAGTCCAAGGAGAAATCAAGCGGCGGTAAAAAGATCCTGCCCATTTTCTATGATGCGAGCGTCGATGATGTCAAGCTTGAGACGGAGTTGTACGCTGAAGCTCTATCAATACACAGGGAGAAGTTCAGTCCCAACACAGTGCAGCAGTGGGAGAAGGCTCTTTGA